One genomic region from Oryzias melastigma strain HK-1 linkage group LG19, ASM292280v2, whole genome shotgun sequence encodes:
- the LOC112141343 gene encoding SAP30-binding protein, which translates to MSPDEIRTPPEPPGRCSSQLQEKIHKLYERKLHGDFDTNSHIQKKKEFRNPSIYEKLIQFCAIDELGMNYPKEMFDPHGWSEDSYYEALAKAQKVEMDKLEKAKKERTKIEFVTGTKKGTNPSSTAASTTSSSSTSTATDAQKRKSKWDSAIPVTLAQPALITTSATLPSVVSVTTTASGTKTTVISAVGTILKKAKQ; encoded by the exons ATGTCACCTGACGAGATCAGGACCCCCCCAGAGCCTCCAGGACGATGCTCCAGCCAGCTGCAG GAGAAGATCCACAAACTGTATGAGAGGAAGCTCCATGGAGACTTCGACACAAACAGCCACatccagaagaagaaggagtTCAGAAACCCCAG TATCTACGAGAAGCTGATCCAGTTCTGTGCCATCGACGAGCTGGGCATGAACTACCCCAAAGAAATGTTCGACCCCCACGGCTGGTCAGAGGACTCCTACTACGAAGCTCTGG cCAAAGCTCAGAAGGTGGAGATGGACAAGCTGGAGAAAGCCAAGAAGGAGCGCACCAAG ATCGAGTTCGTCACCGGAACCAAGAAGGGGACCAACCCGTCCAGCACCGCCGCctccaccaccagcagcagcagcaccagcacCGCCACag ACGCCCAGAAGAGGAAGAGCAAATGGGACTCTGCCATCCCCGTCACTCTGGCCCAGCCCGCCCTCATCACCACCTCTGCCACCCTGCCCTCCGTGGTCTCCGTGACGACCACGGCCAGCGGCACCAAGACCACGGTCATCTCTGCGGTGGGAACCATCCTGAAGAAGGCCAAGCAGTGA